The Nitrospira sp. sequence CCTCATCAGTCAGGCGAACAGGTGTCATGCCGATTTCCAAGGCCTTGCCAGATCGGATGGAGGAGCCAAGCGCCTTGGCCATGAACTGGCTTCCCAAGCACACCCCGATCACCGGCTTGCCAGCGTGAAGCGCAGCTCTGATGAAGTCGGTTTCTTCATGGATCCACATATCCGGATCATTCACCGACATCGGACCGCCCATGACGATGAGCAAGTCCCCCGCATCTTTGGGGACGCCATCCTTCGGGACAAGAGAATATTCAAGGCTCACACCGCGCTTGGCTAGGGCCTTCGCGAACGCTCCCGGCCCTTCGAAGGGAACATGTTGGAGGCAGACAGCTTTCGGCATCTTCGTCCGACTTGGCAGAAACGAACGAGAGGTACGACCTGGACTTTCCCTCGATGGATACATACACTGTCCCTACGAAAGCGGCAAGGG is a genomic window containing:
- a CDS encoding type 1 glutamine amidotransferase translates to MPKAVCLQHVPFEGPGAFAKALAKRGVSLEYSLVPKDGVPKDAGDLLIVMGGPMSVNDPDMWIHEETDFIRAALHAGKPVIGVCLGSQFMAKALGSSIRSGKALEIGMTPVRLTDEGKQDPVFGTVPEAFDVFEWHGEIFDLPKGCVPLVGSEIAPLQAFRYGDRAYGLLFHLEMEEGGIDSLCRECAPDLMKARLTAPQVKATALPHLSPSHVVADRLVAYLLNSAR